CTCGCGAGTCCTTTCGCCAAGGCGATCACGGGCTCGATCGTGTACGTCGACAGCGGCTACCACATCATGGGAATGGCCGTGGCGCCGCAGCCGCCGCCCGCAACGCCCTAAGCCCCCCCACCGTCACGGTCCCGCAGGCAGGGGAGCCTCGACTCTCAACGCGGAGACCGGCGCCGATACCTCCGGCCGGCCGGCCACGACCCGGAGCGCTCGCACCGCGTCCCGCGCAAACGTCTTCCCCGCGCCCTTTTCGATCTCCTCGAGCGCCTGCCACCTGGGGAACGCCGGGCGGACCGGCGTCGCCATCTGCAGCGTCTCGAACGAGTCCGCGACGGCCAGGATCTTCACCGTGAGCGGGAGGGGCAGCGCGTCGGCGGCCCAGGCGTCACCGACGATCTCGTAGTAGTGGCCGTACTCGGCGATGACCTGGGCCGCACCGTGCATGGCGCGGGCCACGGAGACCCGTCCCTCGCTCTCCGAGCGCGCCAGCAGCCGGACCAGACGCTGATCGCGGGTCCCCACTTCGTGCAGCAGGCCTGCGACCCGCAGGTTCTCGAGGTCCTCTTCCGGAAGCTTCAGCTCGCGCGCGATCGCCACCGCCAGCTCCGCCACTCGGTTGCTGTGCCCCAGCTGGTACTTCTCCGTCGACTCGATGTGGAAGGCGAGGATCTCGAGCGTGGCCAGGTACGCATTCTTCGCCTCGGCGAGCCGCGCCGCGCGCTGCTCCGCCAGGGTGCCGACGACGTAGCCGGTGAGGATCAGGAATCCCGCCCACGGCACCAGCCCGAGCAGCGCACCCAGGGAGAAGCCGGGCAGCGTGT
The sequence above is a segment of the Gemmatimonadales bacterium genome. Coding sequences within it:
- a CDS encoding HD domain-containing protein, producing MVHPSLVERAKLFFFRHFERTFVLLLVGAMLVINAFVEQKLAFLSFYYLPMMLAGFYGGRRFAVLSGLFMVSLVFFYQAVQGLDTLPGFSLGALLGLVPWAGFLILTGYVVGTLAEQRAARLAEAKNAYLATLEILAFHIESTEKYQLGHSNRVAELAVAIARELKLPEEDLENLRVAGLLHEVGTRDQRLVRLLARSESEGRVSVARAMHGAAQVIAEYGHYYEIVGDAWAADALPLPLTVKILAVADSFETLQMATPVRPAFPRWQALEEIEKGAGKTFARDAVRALRVVAGRPEVSAPVSALRVEAPLPAGP